One genomic window of Haladaptatus sp. R4 includes the following:
- a CDS encoding Na+/H+ antiporter NhaC family protein: MAAETYGLISLLPALIAIVLTLTTRQALLSLFAGIWLGATILVGWNPIAGAARGLQFVVANVTSTFNVKLLLFTFLIGAMLGMIFLSGGMSSVADAIVKRVGSSRQARLGTSILGMLIFFDSYASTMISGSVMRPVTDRFDVSREKLAYILDSTTAPTASIAVVSTWLGYEVGLIKQQFDALGIDKEPFIVFVQSIPFRFYSLFAIVLVFIIVLTDWDFGPMQAAERRAREKGKVLGDDANPLMETQASDIETPDYVDPRWWYFVSPILVLIFVTVFSLWFTGGGMDGGSFSNALEDADTASAILWAAFAGCGTILAILVGHARIELDAVSDSIFEGFKMVMFPVAILSLAWSIGSVSQKLGVGDYVVSVSQGIITPELLPAVIFLSAAIISFCIGTSWGTMAILFPVAVPLAHSLGSPLVMGIGAILTGSLFGDHCSPISDTTVMSSMFAASDHVDHVNTQIPYAMLAAVIATGSFLVSGYTGIPVSATLLLGVALLIGVTYFLSEYVGVTDEIGVAQAFE, translated from the coding sequence ATGGCTGCTGAGACATACGGATTGATCAGTTTACTCCCGGCGTTGATCGCCATCGTGCTAACTCTCACCACGCGACAAGCGCTCCTTTCCTTGTTCGCCGGAATTTGGCTCGGTGCGACGATTCTCGTCGGATGGAATCCCATCGCCGGTGCCGCCCGAGGGTTGCAGTTCGTGGTGGCGAACGTCACCTCGACGTTCAACGTCAAACTGTTGTTGTTTACGTTCCTCATCGGCGCGATGCTGGGAATGATATTCCTTTCAGGTGGTATGAGTTCGGTGGCGGACGCTATCGTCAAACGGGTAGGGTCGAGTCGGCAAGCCCGGTTGGGGACGTCCATCCTGGGAATGCTCATCTTCTTCGACTCGTACGCCAGCACGATGATTTCCGGTTCGGTGATGCGACCCGTCACGGACCGATTCGACGTGAGTCGGGAGAAACTGGCGTACATCCTCGACTCGACCACCGCTCCGACAGCGAGCATCGCGGTGGTCTCGACGTGGCTCGGTTACGAGGTCGGACTCATCAAACAACAGTTCGACGCGTTGGGAATCGATAAGGAACCGTTCATCGTGTTCGTTCAGTCCATCCCGTTCCGCTTCTACAGCCTCTTCGCCATCGTGTTGGTGTTCATCATCGTCCTTACCGATTGGGACTTCGGCCCAATGCAGGCCGCCGAACGCCGCGCTCGGGAGAAAGGGAAAGTCCTCGGCGACGACGCTAATCCGTTGATGGAGACACAAGCGAGCGACATCGAAACGCCCGACTACGTCGATCCGCGCTGGTGGTACTTCGTGTCTCCCATCCTCGTCCTCATCTTCGTCACCGTGTTCAGCCTCTGGTTCACCGGGGGAGGAATGGACGGCGGTTCGTTCAGCAACGCGCTCGAAGACGCCGACACGGCGAGTGCAATCCTCTGGGCGGCGTTCGCGGGGTGCGGGACGATCCTCGCCATCCTCGTCGGCCACGCCCGCATCGAACTCGACGCGGTGAGCGACTCCATTTTCGAGGGATTCAAGATGGTGATGTTCCCCGTCGCCATCCTCTCGCTGGCGTGGAGCATCGGCTCGGTCAGCCAGAAACTGGGCGTCGGCGACTACGTCGTCAGCGTCTCGCAGGGTATCATCACGCCCGAACTGCTCCCGGCCGTCATCTTCCTGAGCGCTGCGATCATCAGCTTCTGCATCGGCACCTCGTGGGGGACGATGGCAATCCTGTTCCCTGTCGCCGTCCCCTTGGCGCACTCGCTCGGGTCACCGCTCGTGATGGGCATCGGTGCCATCCTCACGGGGTCGCTCTTCGGTGATCACTGCTCACCCATCAGCGATACGACCGTCATGTCGAGCATGTTCGCCGCCAGCGACCACGTGGACCACGTCAACACGCAGATTCCGTACGCGATGCTCGCGGCAGTCATCGCGACTGGATCGTTCCTCGTCAGCGGCTACACCGGAATTCCGGTGAGCGCTACCCTCCTCCTCGGCGTCGCGCTGTTGATCGGTGTTACCTACTTCCTCTCCGAGTACGTCGGCGTCACCGACGAAATCGGCGTTGCACAGGCTTTCGAGTGA
- a CDS encoding tRNA (cytidine(56)-2'-O)-methyltransferase, whose protein sequence is MHDEPSVTVVRLGHRPGRDERMTTHVGLTARALGADEVVLPDNAGQSRDTIRDITDRFGGPFDVECSGSQKALIRNWEGTVVHLTMYGERVQDVEDEIRDAHTGDEEPLLVVVGAEKVSFDVYEAADWNVGVTNQPHSEVAGLAVFLDRLFDGRELDCEWEDAQQRVIPKATGKQVEPVDE, encoded by the coding sequence ATGCACGACGAACCGTCGGTCACGGTCGTTCGCCTCGGCCACCGGCCCGGACGCGACGAGCGAATGACCACCCACGTCGGACTCACGGCCCGCGCGCTCGGGGCGGACGAGGTCGTCCTCCCCGACAACGCGGGACAGTCACGGGACACCATCCGCGACATCACCGACCGCTTCGGCGGCCCCTTCGATGTCGAATGCTCGGGTAGCCAGAAGGCGCTCATCCGGAATTGGGAGGGGACGGTCGTCCACCTCACGATGTACGGCGAGCGCGTGCAGGACGTGGAGGATGAGATTCGGGACGCCCATACGGGAGACGAGGAACCGCTCCTCGTCGTCGTCGGTGCGGAAAAGGTCTCGTTCGACGTGTACGAGGCCGCCGACTGGAACGTCGGCGTGACGAACCAACCGCACTCGGAAGTCGCCGGACTGGCCGTCTTCCTCGACCGACTGTTCGACGGCCGAGAACTCGACTGCGAATGGGAGGACGCCCAACAGCGCGTGATTCCGAAAGCGACCGGCAAGCAGGTCGAACCGGTCGACGAATAG
- a CDS encoding helix-turn-helix domain-containing protein translates to MLTAELSIQTSILEATLTACPHTTIEVERGRSIDDGKTIQLLLWVKEGEDDEFEAAVGNDSSITEVKQFSEDTSREDDVRRLYRVEFAEAAITVAPGSAWIERGVILLDAVGTFEGWEVRLLVPDREAFTSSIDWWQANFGSVSVDALYSSADDSGGTGLTSLQYDALLRALETGYFDVPRRTTLEELADEFDISAQALSVRLRKGTATLVGNSVAEDPI, encoded by the coding sequence GTGCTCACTGCTGAACTCTCAATTCAAACATCTATTCTCGAAGCGACACTGACGGCGTGTCCTCACACGACCATCGAGGTGGAACGTGGGCGAAGCATCGACGACGGGAAGACTATTCAGTTGTTGCTTTGGGTGAAAGAGGGCGAAGACGACGAATTCGAAGCGGCCGTGGGAAACGACTCGTCGATCACGGAGGTAAAACAATTCTCTGAGGACACCTCCCGTGAGGACGACGTCCGTCGTCTCTATCGTGTGGAGTTCGCCGAAGCGGCGATCACCGTCGCTCCGGGTTCGGCGTGGATCGAACGCGGCGTCATTCTACTGGACGCAGTCGGGACGTTCGAGGGGTGGGAAGTCAGGCTCCTCGTGCCGGATCGGGAAGCGTTCACGTCGTCCATCGACTGGTGGCAGGCTAACTTCGGAAGCGTCTCGGTCGATGCGCTGTACAGCAGCGCGGACGATTCGGGAGGGACGGGACTGACCTCGCTCCAATACGACGCGTTGCTCCGAGCGCTAGAAACGGGCTACTTCGACGTGCCACGGCGAACGACGCTCGAAGAACTCGCCGACGAGTTCGACATCAGCGCACAAGCGTTGTCGGTCCGTCTGCGCAAAGGAACCGCCACGCTGGTCGGGAACTCCGTCGCGGAGGACCCGATATAA
- a CDS encoding serine hydrolase, whose amino-acid sequence MTSPPSIHGTVAPGFEPVAETFVENFRRRDELGAACAAYHEGEKVVDLWGGFRTVARSKPWTEDTLVLVFSTTKGMAATAVAHAQSNGLFEYDDTVATHWPAFGQNGKDEITIRELLAHQGGVAAPRRKLNPGRIADTETLSSMLASKRPEWTPGRRHGYHSFTLGWYESELIRRTDPEGRTLGQYFADEIAAPLDAEFYVGLPDDVSRDRIAEIDGYSVAEFVTHIRQFPWRMVLSLLSPRSLSSRALDCFEIDSPAELDRPSYRSVEIPSGNGIGRVRDIAEIYGMLATDGGDLDIGTDTLDELRRPPNPPRQGPVDLVLKTESAYSLGYSKPSSNFRFGRSTAAFGTPGAGGSFAFGDPDEGLGFAYAPNRMKPQLWDDPRERALRKALYDCLD is encoded by the coding sequence ATGACGTCGCCGCCCTCGATACACGGAACGGTTGCTCCGGGATTCGAGCCGGTTGCCGAAACGTTCGTGGAAAACTTCCGGCGTCGAGACGAACTCGGTGCCGCCTGTGCAGCGTATCACGAGGGGGAGAAGGTAGTGGATCTCTGGGGAGGATTTCGCACCGTCGCCCGCTCGAAACCGTGGACCGAGGACACGCTCGTTCTCGTTTTCTCGACGACGAAGGGAATGGCGGCGACGGCCGTCGCGCATGCACAGTCGAACGGGTTATTCGAGTACGACGATACGGTTGCCACCCACTGGCCCGCATTCGGTCAGAACGGGAAGGACGAAATCACGATCCGCGAACTACTCGCCCATCAGGGGGGAGTTGCGGCACCACGACGGAAACTGAATCCCGGACGCATCGCGGATACCGAGACCCTCTCGTCGATGCTCGCATCGAAGCGTCCCGAATGGACGCCGGGACGCCGTCACGGCTACCACTCGTTCACCCTGGGATGGTACGAGAGCGAACTCATCAGAAGGACGGACCCGGAGGGACGAACCCTCGGTCAGTACTTCGCCGACGAGATCGCCGCGCCGCTCGACGCCGAGTTTTACGTCGGACTTCCCGACGATGTCTCCCGGGATCGAATCGCCGAAATCGACGGCTACAGCGTCGCCGAGTTTGTGACACACATACGTCAGTTCCCGTGGCGGATGGTTCTCTCGCTGTTGTCACCGCGGTCGCTGTCGAGTCGTGCGTTGGATTGTTTCGAGATCGACTCGCCCGCCGAACTCGATCGGCCGTCGTACCGCTCGGTCGAGATTCCATCGGGCAACGGTATCGGTCGTGTGAGAGATATCGCTGAGATATACGGGATGCTCGCCACCGATGGAGGCGATCTGGACATCGGGACCGACACGCTAGACGAGTTGAGACGGCCACCGAACCCGCCGCGACAGGGACCGGTGGATCTCGTGTTGAAAACCGAATCCGCCTATTCGCTCGGCTATTCGAAGCCGTCGTCCAATTTCCGGTTCGGACGTTCCACGGCCGCGTTCGGCACCCCCGGAGCGGGGGGATCGTTCGCCTTCGGCGATCCAGACGAAGGGCTTGGGTTCGCGTACGCCCCGAACCGAATGAAGCCGCAACTGTGGGACGACCCCCGAGAGAGGGCCCTTCGGAAGGCGCTATACGACTGCCTCGACTGA
- a CDS encoding helix-turn-helix domain-containing protein yields the protein MAVIVELSLPPESFPLGTMLTADTELHIEFERIVPVGGEVVPIFWAWDGDLDAFERRVRDDTNVQQFVAIDQVEDRRLYLLNWDIPSGAFLEGLTITEGIIRSAHGYGNENWEFELLFPSQDQLTKFHNISRENEIQYTLGKMHSLSEAGASELETIVTNKQREAIVLAFQRGYFKTPRQVTLSELAAELDITQQSLSDRIRHGVEAIVEHVLFGTSES from the coding sequence ATGGCGGTTATTGTTGAGTTATCTCTCCCTCCGGAGAGCTTCCCGTTAGGAACGATGCTCACTGCCGACACCGAACTTCATATCGAGTTCGAACGCATCGTCCCTGTCGGGGGCGAAGTCGTGCCTATCTTTTGGGCGTGGGACGGTGACTTGGATGCCTTCGAACGGCGCGTTCGAGACGACACCAACGTCCAGCAATTCGTTGCAATCGACCAAGTGGAGGACCGTCGCTTGTATCTCCTCAATTGGGATATCCCAAGTGGAGCATTTTTGGAAGGACTCACCATCACGGAGGGCATTATTCGGAGTGCGCACGGATATGGAAACGAAAACTGGGAGTTCGAATTGCTGTTCCCCTCTCAAGACCAGTTGACGAAGTTCCATAACATCAGCCGCGAGAACGAGATCCAGTACACACTCGGCAAAATGCATTCATTGAGCGAGGCTGGAGCATCTGAACTCGAAACCATCGTCACGAACAAACAACGAGAAGCCATCGTGCTCGCATTCCAACGCGGGTATTTCAAGACGCCTCGGCAGGTCACACTCTCGGAACTGGCGGCCGAACTCGATATCACCCAACAGTCGCTATCCGACCGAATCCGACACGGAGTCGAAGCAATCGTGGAACACGTGCTGTTTGGTACGTCCGAATCCTGA